One region of Pseudomonas glycinae genomic DNA includes:
- a CDS encoding anti-virulence regulator CigR family protein, with protein MKMPKRLIASLGVLMISATPLLASADPRDDHDHGGPQQGHYDNRGGDHHDWQSNHRGGPPPRDFGPVRQVIRDNHGYFVRGAPPPPGIHLVRGRPLPHGYYGERLDNRALSRLPYYPGYEWRRAGGDIVLIAVGTGIVYEVLDGVLY; from the coding sequence ATGAAAATGCCGAAACGTCTGATTGCCAGTCTGGGCGTGCTGATGATCAGCGCGACGCCGCTGCTGGCCAGCGCCGATCCGCGCGACGATCACGACCACGGCGGCCCGCAACAGGGCCACTACGACAATCGCGGTGGCGATCACCATGATTGGCAAAGCAACCATCGCGGCGGCCCGCCGCCTCGGGACTTCGGCCCGGTGCGTCAGGTGATCCGTGACAATCATGGCTATTTCGTTCGCGGTGCGCCGCCCCCTCCAGGCATCCATCTGGTACGTGGCCGACCGCTGCCCCATGGCTATTACGGCGAGCGGCTGGATAACCGGGCGTTGAGTCGCCTGCCGTATTACCCGGGTTATGAATGGCGTCGTGCCGGCGGTGACATCGTGCTGATCGCGGTGGGCACCGGGATCGTTTACGAAGTGCTGGATGGCGTTCTGTACTGA